In Vicingus serpentipes, the following are encoded in one genomic region:
- a CDS encoding MBOAT family O-acyltransferase produces MSDYIIGMLIHSSKKQLVKKIFLATSVIINLFVLCYFKYAYFFTDAYNAFFQTDYHVFNHFAQFTNNTIGSHFDVDSILLPVGISFYTFQTISYSVDIYREQIKPVKSILDFGFYVSFFPQLVAGPIVRAADFIPQLYLPYQLTKYNFGLSLFWILKGLIKKVVIGDYIAVNFIDRIFDAPTMYTGFENLMALYGYSLQVYADFSGYTDIAIGIALLMGFSLPTNFNSPYKAKNVGEFWKRWHISLSGWLRDYLYIPLGGNRGGSWGTWISALFIGLFIVLLSGKMLVLYIFIWVLICLVFLAIWIKRFREWLTTNINLLITMLLGGLWHGASWQFVIWGGLNGLGLMVYKLWKKISPYEKYNNFLAIAFKVFITLNFITFTRIWFRAESMGTTWQIIHQIGNNFSFALIPAILVSYSNVFIVMAIGYAIHWLPTKTKNWYQETFINLPLVVKILLTTLTFFGIYQAMSSGMQAFIYFQF; encoded by the coding sequence ATGTCCGATTACATTATCGGCATGCTAATTCACAGCTCAAAAAAACAATTAGTTAAAAAAATATTTTTAGCCACAAGTGTCATTATCAACCTATTTGTGTTGTGCTATTTTAAATACGCATACTTCTTTACTGATGCTTACAACGCCTTTTTCCAAACCGATTACCATGTATTTAATCACTTTGCTCAGTTTACCAACAATACTATTGGTTCTCATTTTGATGTGGATAGCATTTTATTACCTGTTGGAATTTCATTCTACACTTTCCAAACCATTAGCTATTCGGTAGATATTTATCGTGAACAAATTAAACCTGTAAAGAGTATTTTAGATTTTGGTTTCTATGTTTCCTTCTTTCCTCAATTGGTTGCAGGACCTATAGTTAGGGCTGCTGATTTTATTCCTCAACTCTACTTACCATATCAGTTAACCAAATACAACTTTGGCTTATCATTGTTTTGGATTTTAAAAGGATTGATTAAAAAAGTAGTGATTGGCGATTACATTGCCGTAAACTTTATCGACCGAATTTTTGATGCTCCAACTATGTATACTGGTTTCGAAAACCTAATGGCACTATATGGTTATTCACTGCAAGTGTATGCCGATTTTTCTGGTTATACCGATATAGCCATTGGTATTGCTCTCTTAATGGGCTTCTCGCTGCCAACCAACTTTAACTCGCCTTACAAGGCTAAAAACGTTGGCGAATTTTGGAAACGTTGGCACATTAGCCTTTCAGGTTGGCTGAGAGATTATTTATACATCCCTTTGGGGGGTAACCGAGGCGGAAGCTGGGGAACATGGATAAGTGCTTTGTTTATAGGCTTGTTTATCGTTTTACTGTCGGGTAAAATGTTGGTGTTGTACATTTTTATTTGGGTATTAATCTGTTTAGTATTCTTAGCCATTTGGATAAAACGATTTAGAGAATGGCTAACCACCAACATTAACTTGCTAATAACCATGCTTTTGGGTGGTTTATGGCATGGTGCAAGTTGGCAATTTGTAATTTGGGGCGGACTAAACGGCTTAGGATTGATGGTTTATAAACTTTGGAAAAAAATAAGCCCTTACGAAAAGTACAATAACTTTTTAGCCATTGCTTTTAAAGTATTTATCACCTTAAATTTTATAACCTTTACCCGTATTTGGTTTAGAGCCGAAAGCATGGGAACGACTTGGCAAATTATACACCAAATTGGAAACAATTTTAGTTTTGCCTTAATACCTGCTATATTAGTTTCGTACAGCAATGTATTTATTGTTATGGCAATTGGTTATGCTATACACTGGTTACCAACCAAAACCAAAAATTGGTACCAAGAAACCTTTATTAACTTACCTTTAGTTGTTAAAATTTTATTGACTACGCTAACTTTCTTTGGTATTTATCAAGCCATGAGCTCTGGTATGCAAGCCTTTATTTATTTCCAGTTTTAA